One stretch of Cellulomonas wangsupingiae DNA includes these proteins:
- the mtrA gene encoding MtrAB system response regulator MtrA, with translation MKGRVLVVDDDTALAEMIGIVLRSEGFEPVFCEDGDEAFGVFRATQPDLVLLDLMLPGKDGNEVCRQIRAESGVPIVMLTAKSDTVDVVLGLESGADDYISKPFKPKELVARVRARLRRSDEPAPEHLSIGDLTIDVPGHRVERAGRLISLTPLEFDLLVALARKPWQVFTREVLLEKVWGYRHAADTRLVNVHVQRLRSKIETDPERPEIVVTVRGVGYKAGVGGP, from the coding sequence ATGAAGGGACGCGTCCTGGTGGTCGACGACGACACCGCCCTGGCCGAGATGATCGGCATCGTGCTGCGCTCCGAGGGGTTCGAGCCGGTGTTCTGCGAGGACGGGGACGAGGCCTTCGGCGTCTTCCGGGCCACGCAGCCCGACCTCGTGCTGCTCGACCTCATGCTGCCCGGCAAGGACGGCAACGAGGTCTGCCGCCAGATCCGGGCCGAGTCGGGCGTGCCGATCGTCATGCTCACCGCCAAGAGCGACACGGTCGACGTCGTCCTGGGGCTGGAGTCCGGCGCCGACGACTACATCTCCAAGCCGTTCAAGCCCAAGGAGCTCGTCGCGCGGGTCCGCGCGCGCCTGCGCCGCAGCGACGAGCCCGCCCCCGAGCACCTGTCGATCGGCGACCTGACGATCGACGTGCCGGGCCACCGCGTCGAGCGCGCCGGGCGGCTCATCTCCCTGACCCCGCTCGAGTTCGACCTGCTGGTCGCGCTCGCACGCAAGCCGTGGCAGGTCTTCACGCGCGAGGTGCTGCTCGAGAAGGTCTGGGGGTACCGCCACGCCGCCGACACGCGGCTGGTGAACGTCCACGTCCAGCGACTGCGCTCCAAGATCGAGACGGACCCGGAGCGTCCGGAGATCGTCGTGACCGTGCGGGGCGTCGGCTACAAGGCGGGCGTCGGCGGGCCGTGA
- a CDS encoding glycerophosphoryl diester phosphodiesterase membrane domain-containing protein, which produces MTSPQDDGAGPAGWASPAGPPAGGRATPPPPPAAPGAPGGASSWGEPPTPPAWGGPPAPTGWGPAAAPPGTGAAPPVAGTPGWHLPVLQPGIIPLRPLGLGEILDGAVRAIRANPAVMFGLSAVVVTVAVALQTLVQLYVSSLLGMALGDAALEEGLSSADTAVMSELLSTSGGQVLTQPLLVPVTSVLTGLLIVSVSQSVLGRRVALREVWRTRRVWFLVGWGLLQLLASLLAAALGVGAVVALAAAGATGAAVATALLGGVALFAALVWVTTRTLLVPPALMLEGKPFWRSVARAWRLTRGSFWRLLGIYVLANLLVLALMYLFVVPAGMVAGLVSLSSGSDDITVLVSAVAQVLGMTLSTTFLAAVVALLYVDVRIRREGLDLELARAAAADA; this is translated from the coding sequence ATGACCTCCCCGCAGGACGACGGCGCCGGCCCCGCCGGGTGGGCGAGCCCGGCCGGCCCCCCGGCGGGTGGCCGTGCCACGCCCCCGCCCCCGCCTGCTGCACCCGGCGCGCCCGGCGGCGCGAGCTCGTGGGGCGAGCCGCCGACGCCGCCGGCGTGGGGCGGGCCCCCGGCACCGACGGGCTGGGGACCGGCCGCGGCACCCCCGGGCACCGGTGCGGCCCCGCCCGTCGCGGGCACGCCGGGATGGCACCTGCCCGTCCTGCAGCCCGGGATCATCCCGCTGCGCCCGCTCGGCCTGGGCGAGATCCTGGACGGCGCGGTCCGCGCCATCCGCGCGAACCCCGCCGTCATGTTCGGGCTGTCGGCCGTCGTCGTGACCGTGGCCGTCGCCCTGCAGACCCTGGTCCAGCTCTACGTCTCCAGCCTCCTGGGCATGGCGCTCGGCGACGCCGCCCTCGAGGAGGGGCTGTCGTCGGCCGACACGGCCGTGATGTCCGAGCTGCTGTCGACCAGCGGGGGCCAGGTGCTGACGCAGCCGCTCCTCGTGCCCGTGACCTCGGTGCTGACCGGCCTGCTCATCGTGTCCGTGAGCCAGTCGGTGCTGGGCCGGCGGGTGGCGCTGCGCGAGGTGTGGCGCACACGCCGGGTGTGGTTCCTCGTCGGGTGGGGTCTGCTGCAGCTCCTCGCGTCCCTGCTCGCCGCCGCCCTGGGGGTCGGTGCGGTCGTCGCCCTCGCCGCAGCGGGGGCCACGGGCGCAGCGGTCGCCACCGCGCTGCTCGGAGGCGTCGCGCTGTTCGCCGCCCTCGTGTGGGTCACGACGCGCACGTTGCTGGTCCCCCCCGCGCTCATGCTCGAGGGCAAGCCCTTCTGGCGCTCCGTCGCGCGCGCGTGGCGCCTGACGCGCGGCAGCTTCTGGCGGCTGCTGGGGATCTACGTGCTCGCCAACCTGCTCGTGCTGGCGCTCATGTACCTCTTCGTCGTGCCGGCGGGCATGGTGGCGGGCCTCGTGTCCCTGTCGTCGGGCTCAGACGACATCACGGTGCTCGTGTCGGCCGTCGCCCAGGTCCTCGGCATGACGCTGTCCACGACGTTCCTCGCGGCCGTCGTCGCGCTGCTCTACGTCGACGTCCGCATCCGTCGCGAGGGGCTCGACCTCGAGCTCGCGCGGGCCGCGGCCGCCGACGCATGA
- a CDS encoding DUF4129 domain-containing protein, with protein sequence MRTVGGVPVEPDAATARRWVREELLDPAYHQQESLLQRALSWVFDQLEDLPAIGMSGTAGLLVVVGVVVVVVLVALRVAGPVRAGARQRRAGVLHVDDRRTAAQLRDAADAAARAGAWSSAVADRFRAVVRDLEERGLLDERPGRTAHEAARVAGAALPAHAAALARGGDLFDDVVYGDREATRADDDVLRELDATVRAARLARADA encoded by the coding sequence GTGCGCACCGTCGGCGGCGTCCCCGTCGAGCCCGATGCCGCGACCGCACGCCGCTGGGTCCGCGAGGAGCTGCTCGACCCCGCGTACCACCAGCAGGAGTCGCTGCTGCAGCGCGCCCTGTCCTGGGTCTTCGACCAGCTCGAGGACCTGCCCGCGATCGGGATGTCCGGCACCGCCGGCCTGCTCGTGGTGGTCGGCGTGGTCGTCGTCGTGGTGCTCGTCGCGCTGCGCGTCGCGGGGCCGGTGCGGGCAGGCGCCCGACAGCGCCGCGCGGGAGTGCTGCACGTGGACGACCGGCGCACGGCGGCGCAGCTGCGCGACGCGGCCGACGCCGCGGCACGTGCGGGTGCGTGGTCGTCCGCCGTCGCCGACCGGTTCCGGGCGGTCGTCCGGGACCTCGAGGAGCGGGGGCTGCTCGACGAGCGGCCCGGGCGGACCGCGCACGAGGCCGCGCGGGTCGCCGGGGCTGCGCTGCCCGCGCACGCGGCCGCGCTCGCGCGCGGCGGCGACCTGTTCGACGACGTCGTCTACGGGGACCGGGAGGCGACCCGGGCCGACGACGACGTCCTGCGGGAGCTCGACGCCACGGTCCGCGCCGCACGGCTCGCGAGGGCCGACGCATGA
- a CDS encoding DUF4350 domain-containing protein, whose amino-acid sequence MTTPTTTQDPSGAPTASAEVLGDGSTGRSRAAHRWRRSRPWLALLGVVIVGGVVLTLPAPPAGTALGAPDNPGASGSRVVAQVLERQGVTIEHVTTTSAVVAAATGDSTVLVIGDQWLTDDQVDVLAGLEDDLVLVDAGWALTSIAPDVVASSTTASRGARAADCSDPDAVAAGTITAAGGYEDLARTARVCFPAPDDATAGAYLTLDQGVRRITALSDIDPLTNASVANDGNAALVLRMLGRHDHLVWYVPSYDDLGHVDEGGSGTALTDLVPWVRPVAGWLVLVLAVTVVWRARRLGPVVPEPLPVVVRSAEATRGRGRLYRRARAHGHAGAALRAGTAARVAHRLGLPRSADAPSLVDALARTTGRSTRDLEALLYGPPPTDDAGLLRLADDLHHLESEVHRP is encoded by the coding sequence ATGACCACCCCGACGACGACCCAGGACCCGTCCGGCGCGCCGACCGCGAGCGCCGAGGTGCTCGGCGACGGGTCGACGGGGCGCAGCCGCGCCGCGCACCGGTGGCGGCGCTCCCGGCCGTGGCTCGCCCTGCTGGGCGTGGTGATCGTCGGCGGCGTGGTCCTCACGCTGCCGGCACCCCCCGCGGGCACCGCGCTCGGCGCACCCGACAACCCGGGTGCGTCGGGCTCCCGGGTCGTCGCGCAGGTGCTCGAGCGCCAGGGGGTCACCATCGAGCACGTCACGACGACGTCCGCCGTGGTCGCGGCCGCGACGGGTGACAGCACGGTCCTCGTCATCGGCGACCAGTGGCTCACCGACGACCAGGTCGACGTCCTGGCAGGGCTCGAGGACGACCTCGTGCTCGTCGACGCCGGCTGGGCGCTGACGTCCATCGCCCCCGACGTCGTCGCGTCGAGCACCACCGCGTCGCGCGGCGCGCGGGCGGCGGACTGCAGCGACCCGGACGCGGTCGCCGCGGGCACGATCACCGCCGCGGGCGGGTACGAGGACCTCGCGCGCACCGCACGGGTGTGCTTCCCGGCGCCCGACGACGCGACGGCCGGCGCGTACCTGACCCTCGACCAGGGAGTCCGCCGGATCACCGCGCTGTCGGACATCGACCCGCTGACGAACGCCTCCGTCGCGAACGACGGCAACGCCGCCCTCGTGCTGCGCATGCTCGGCCGGCACGACCACCTCGTCTGGTACGTCCCGAGCTACGACGACCTCGGCCACGTCGACGAGGGCGGCTCGGGCACGGCGCTGACGGACCTCGTGCCGTGGGTGCGCCCGGTGGCGGGCTGGCTCGTGCTCGTGCTCGCCGTGACGGTCGTGTGGCGCGCCCGCCGGCTCGGTCCGGTCGTCCCCGAACCGCTGCCCGTCGTCGTGCGCTCCGCCGAGGCGACGCGCGGGCGCGGGCGGCTGTACCGGCGCGCCCGCGCCCACGGCCACGCCGGGGCGGCGCTGCGTGCCGGGACCGCCGCGCGCGTCGCGCACCGCCTCGGGCTGCCGCGCTCGGCGGACGCCCCGTCGCTCGTCGACGCGCTCGCCCGGACCACCGGGCGGTCCACCCGTGACCTGGAGGCCCTGCTGTACGGGCCGCCCCCGACCGACGACGCGGGCCTGCTGCGGCTCGCCGACGACCTGCACCACCTGGAGAGCGAGGTACACCGACCGTGA
- a CDS encoding AAA family ATPase → MTDETPRPATPDAPEGLYAPAAPLAPAGAPHPAVDGPAQAAAVDHAPDAAAPDLRVALAAVRTEVAKAVVGQDAAVTGLIIALLCRGHVLLEGVPGVAKTLLVRSLSGALSLGTKRVQFTPDLMPGDVTGSLVYDARTAQFSFREGPVFTNLLLADEINRTPPKTQASLLEAMEERQVTVDGVARLLPDPFVVVATQNPVEYEGTYPLPEAQLDRFLLKLLLPLPERLEEVEVLSRHAAGFDPRDLAAAGVRAVAGAQDLARAREQVQRVQVAPEVLGYVVDVCRATRTSPSLSLGVSPRGATALLATSRAWAWLSGRDYVTPDDVQALAHPTLRHRVQLRPEAEIEGVTAESVLDTVLASVPVPR, encoded by the coding sequence GTGACCGACGAGACGCCGCGTCCCGCCACCCCCGACGCACCGGAGGGCCTGTACGCACCCGCGGCCCCGCTCGCTCCGGCCGGTGCACCGCACCCGGCCGTCGACGGGCCCGCGCAGGCCGCTGCCGTCGACCACGCGCCCGACGCCGCGGCCCCCGACCTGCGCGTCGCGCTCGCGGCCGTGCGTACCGAGGTCGCCAAGGCGGTCGTCGGCCAGGACGCCGCGGTGACCGGCCTGATCATCGCGCTGCTGTGCCGCGGCCACGTGCTGCTCGAGGGTGTGCCGGGCGTCGCCAAGACGCTCCTCGTGCGCTCGCTGTCCGGCGCGCTGTCGCTGGGCACCAAGCGCGTGCAGTTCACCCCCGACCTCATGCCCGGCGACGTCACGGGATCGCTCGTGTACGACGCCCGCACCGCGCAGTTCTCCTTCCGCGAGGGCCCGGTGTTCACGAACCTGCTGCTCGCCGACGAGATCAACCGCACGCCCCCCAAGACGCAGGCGTCGCTCCTCGAGGCCATGGAGGAGCGGCAGGTCACGGTGGACGGCGTGGCGCGCCTGCTGCCCGACCCGTTCGTCGTGGTGGCGACGCAGAACCCCGTCGAGTACGAGGGCACCTACCCGCTGCCCGAGGCCCAGCTCGACCGGTTCCTGCTCAAGCTGCTCCTGCCGCTGCCCGAGCGTCTCGAGGAGGTGGAGGTGCTCTCGCGTCACGCCGCGGGCTTCGACCCCCGGGACCTCGCGGCCGCCGGCGTCCGGGCCGTCGCCGGCGCGCAGGACCTGGCGCGCGCCCGCGAGCAGGTGCAGCGCGTGCAGGTCGCTCCCGAGGTGCTCGGCTACGTCGTCGACGTGTGCCGCGCCACCCGCACGTCGCCGTCGCTCAGCCTCGGGGTGTCCCCCCGCGGTGCGACGGCGCTGCTGGCGACCTCGCGCGCGTGGGCCTGGCTGTCCGGCCGGGACTACGTGACCCCCGACGACGTGCAGGCGCTCGCCCACCCGACGCTGCGGCACCGCGTGCAGCTGCGCCCCGAGGCCGAGATCGAGGGCGTCACCGCCGAGTCGGTGCTCGACACCGTGCTCGCGTCCGTGCCCGTCCCCCGCTGA
- a CDS encoding DUF58 domain-containing protein, which produces MALTSRAVLVALAGLVPVALLPAPLTVLVWAIVVVALCAVDAVLAASPRELAVSRRLPASVRLSGTADAVLTLRNTGRRTARAVVRDGWPPSTLPDGDQPTGARTPRHRVDVPPGESRRVTTTLVPTRRGDAVVDRVTVRTLGPLGVAARQASLQVPGRLRVLPEFASRRHLPSRLARLRELDGRAAVQVRGGGTEFDSLREYVDGDDVRSIDWRATARRREVVVRTWRPERDRHVLLVLDTSRTSAARVLDGTRLEASVEAALLLGVLAAHAGDRVELLAYDRRVRARAADSHSSRVLPGLAEALAGVQPALVEADWPGLVGQVRSRLSRRALVVLLTSLDPASVEQGLLDVVGGLTRRHQVVLASVADPELEQLRTARRTVDEVFDAAAAERTSLERTAVAVRLRQRGVEVVEAAPDDLAPRLADTYLALKAAGRL; this is translated from the coding sequence GTGGCACTGACGTCGCGCGCGGTGCTGGTCGCGCTGGCCGGGCTCGTGCCGGTCGCGCTGCTGCCCGCCCCCCTGACGGTGCTCGTCTGGGCGATCGTCGTCGTCGCGCTGTGCGCGGTCGACGCCGTCCTCGCCGCGTCACCGCGCGAGCTGGCCGTCTCCCGTCGGCTCCCGGCGTCCGTGCGCCTGTCCGGCACCGCCGACGCCGTCCTCACGCTGCGGAACACGGGGCGCCGCACGGCGCGTGCCGTCGTGCGCGACGGCTGGCCGCCGTCCACGCTGCCCGACGGCGACCAGCCGACCGGGGCACGCACGCCACGGCACCGCGTCGACGTCCCGCCCGGCGAGTCACGACGCGTCACGACGACGCTCGTGCCGACAAGGCGCGGGGACGCCGTCGTGGACCGCGTCACGGTGCGCACGCTCGGCCCGCTGGGCGTGGCGGCGCGGCAGGCGTCGCTCCAGGTCCCGGGCCGGCTGCGGGTGCTGCCCGAGTTCGCGTCCCGCCGTCACCTGCCGTCGCGCCTGGCCCGCCTGCGTGAGCTGGACGGCCGGGCGGCGGTCCAGGTCCGCGGCGGCGGCACCGAGTTCGACTCGCTGCGCGAGTACGTCGACGGCGACGACGTCCGCTCGATCGACTGGCGGGCGACGGCCCGGCGGCGGGAGGTCGTCGTCCGCACCTGGCGCCCCGAACGCGACCGGCACGTGCTGCTCGTCCTCGACACCTCGCGCACCAGCGCGGCGCGCGTGCTCGACGGCACCCGCCTCGAGGCGTCGGTGGAGGCGGCACTGCTGCTCGGGGTCCTCGCGGCCCACGCGGGCGACCGCGTCGAGCTGCTGGCGTACGACCGGCGGGTCCGCGCCCGCGCGGCGGACTCCCACTCGTCGCGCGTGCTGCCCGGGCTGGCCGAGGCGCTGGCGGGTGTGCAGCCGGCCCTCGTGGAGGCGGACTGGCCCGGGCTGGTCGGGCAGGTGCGCTCCCGGCTGAGCAGGCGGGCGCTGGTCGTGCTGCTGACGTCGCTGGACCCGGCGTCGGTCGAGCAGGGGCTGCTGGACGTCGTCGGCGGCCTGACCCGCCGCCACCAGGTGGTGCTGGCGTCCGTCGCGGACCCCGAGCTGGAGCAGCTGCGCACCGCGCGACGCACGGTCGACGAGGTGTTCGACGCCGCGGCGGCCGAGCGCACGTCGCTGGAGCGCACCGCGGTCGCCGTGCGGCTGCGCCAGCGGGGTGTCGAGGTCGTGGAGGCGGCCCCCGACGACCTCGCACCCCGGCTCGCCGACACGTACCTGGCCCTCAAGGCGGCCGGCCGGCTGTAG
- a CDS encoding winged helix DNA-binding domain-containing protein, whose translation MLDDRALNRALLARQHLLARTGDDVPTVVEHLVGLQAQNPWSPFVGLWSRVEGFSTRDLDAALLARTVVRVAAMRSTVHLLTARDAPVLTALARPVMTRELTANPRRRAAWDVVDLDRLVELAAAYVRSEPRVTTDLGARLAQEWPAAHPQDLSAFARALLPLVQVTPRGLWRHPAATTWTTLDAWLPEAAAGADLRDDEARRCALETVVLRYLAAFGPASVADVQAWSGLRGLREVVDGLRDRLLTLPAVPARPGGRTRELLDLPDAPRPDADVPAPVRLLPDYDNVWLSHAQRSRVVDDAHRRALQTPNGRMPAAVLVDGSVRATWVLERGRAGERGTRRTTATLTVTPLERLSPRERRDVLAEAERCVRFVADDADAHAVRYAG comes from the coding sequence ATGCTCGACGACCGCGCGCTGAACCGCGCGCTGCTCGCGCGTCAGCACCTGCTCGCGCGCACGGGCGACGACGTGCCCACGGTGGTCGAGCACCTCGTCGGGCTGCAGGCGCAGAACCCGTGGTCGCCGTTCGTGGGTCTGTGGAGTCGCGTCGAGGGCTTCTCGACGCGCGACCTGGACGCCGCCCTCCTCGCACGCACGGTCGTGCGGGTCGCCGCGATGCGCTCGACCGTGCACCTCCTCACGGCCCGGGACGCCCCCGTGCTGACGGCTCTGGCCCGACCGGTGATGACCCGGGAGCTGACCGCGAACCCGCGCAGGCGCGCCGCCTGGGACGTCGTCGACCTGGACCGCCTCGTGGAGCTCGCGGCCGCGTACGTGCGCAGCGAGCCGCGCGTGACCACGGACCTGGGCGCGCGGCTGGCCCAGGAGTGGCCGGCCGCCCACCCGCAGGACCTGTCGGCGTTCGCGCGGGCGCTGCTGCCGCTCGTCCAGGTGACGCCGCGGGGACTGTGGCGCCACCCGGCGGCCACGACGTGGACGACCCTCGACGCGTGGCTGCCCGAGGCCGCGGCCGGAGCGGACCTCCGCGACGACGAGGCGCGCCGGTGCGCGCTCGAGACGGTCGTCCTGCGGTACCTCGCCGCCTTCGGGCCGGCGAGCGTGGCCGACGTCCAGGCGTGGTCGGGCCTGCGAGGGCTGCGGGAGGTCGTCGACGGGCTCCGCGACCGTCTGCTGACGCTCCCGGCCGTCCCCGCGCGGCCCGGTGGCCGGACCCGCGAGCTGCTCGACCTGCCCGACGCACCGCGGCCCGACGCGGACGTACCCGCCCCGGTGCGCCTGCTGCCCGACTACGACAACGTGTGGCTCTCGCACGCCCAGCGCAGCCGGGTCGTCGACGACGCGCACCGCCGGGCGCTGCAGACGCCGAACGGCCGGATGCCCGCGGCCGTGCTCGTCGACGGATCCGTACGCGCCACCTGGGTGCTGGAGCGTGGGCGTGCGGGCGAGCGCGGGACGCGCCGTACGACGGCGACCCTGACGGTGACGCCGCTCGAGCGGCTGTCACCCCGCGAGCGGCGTGACGTGCTGGCGGAGGCCGAGCGCTGCGTGCGGTTCGTCGCCGACGACGCCGACGCGCACGCGGTGCGGTACGCCGGCTGA
- a CDS encoding stage II sporulation protein M has protein sequence MDLDAYTRARTPTWQRLDVLSRRRRLTGAEADELVALYQATATDLSAVRSAAPDPETVTRLSQVLARARARLAGTHAPSLSDVTSFVVLRLPAALYRIRWWTVAVTAAFLAVGIATGVFVATSPDALSLMGTPSEQQEYVDHAFAEYYAPGAGFAAMVWTNNAWIAALCVGTGITGVVPAYVLLTNAVNVGAAGGLMAAHGRLDVFLQLIAPHGLMELTAIFVAGAAGLRLFWTWVDPGPRTRGRALAQEGRALFTVALGLVGVLAVSGLVEGFVTGSALPWPVKVAIGAVVLAAFWTYVLVLGRRAVRAGHTGDLDADRAGYSVATAG, from the coding sequence GTGGACCTCGACGCCTACACCCGCGCGCGCACCCCGACGTGGCAGCGCCTCGACGTGCTCAGCCGTCGTCGCCGCCTCACGGGTGCCGAGGCCGACGAGCTCGTGGCGCTCTACCAGGCGACCGCGACCGACCTCTCCGCGGTGCGGTCGGCGGCGCCCGACCCCGAGACGGTGACGCGCCTGTCGCAGGTGCTGGCGCGGGCGCGGGCGCGCCTCGCGGGCACCCACGCGCCGTCGCTCTCCGACGTCACCTCGTTCGTCGTGCTGCGGCTGCCCGCGGCGCTGTACCGGATCAGGTGGTGGACGGTCGCCGTCACCGCCGCCTTCCTCGCCGTGGGCATCGCGACGGGCGTCTTCGTGGCCACGTCGCCCGACGCCCTCTCGCTCATGGGGACGCCGAGCGAGCAGCAGGAGTACGTCGACCACGCGTTCGCGGAGTACTACGCGCCGGGCGCCGGCTTCGCGGCCATGGTCTGGACCAACAACGCCTGGATCGCGGCGCTGTGCGTGGGCACGGGCATCACGGGGGTCGTCCCGGCGTACGTGCTGCTGACCAACGCCGTGAACGTCGGCGCCGCGGGCGGCCTCATGGCGGCGCACGGTCGTCTCGACGTCTTCCTGCAGCTCATCGCCCCCCACGGGCTCATGGAGCTCACGGCCATCTTCGTGGCCGGCGCGGCCGGGCTGCGGCTGTTCTGGACGTGGGTCGACCCGGGGCCGCGCACACGCGGCCGGGCGCTGGCGCAGGAGGGGCGCGCGCTGTTCACGGTGGCGCTCGGCCTGGTGGGGGTGCTGGCGGTGTCCGGGCTCGTCGAGGGCTTCGTGACCGGCTCGGCGCTGCCGTGGCCCGTCAAGGTCGCCATCGGGGCCGTGGTGCTGGCCGCCTTCTGGACGTACGTGCTCGTCCTCGGCCGGCGCGCTGTCCGTGCCGGTCACACGGGTGACCTCGACGCGGACCGCGCCGGGTACTCCGTCGCGACCGCCGGCTGA
- a CDS encoding RDD family protein, translating into MTGSTPRPTQLQDGVVIGEGVVLDTRPATVASRLLAAFVDLLALLALAVVTFVVLGGLDVTFDARTARILFVVLLVTVTVVLPTTVETLSRGRSLGKLVAGVRIVRDDGGPITFRQAFVRALAGVGELWLTFGSVAVICSIVHPRGKRVGDVLAGTYGSRVRAAAPVRTAAVMPPQLAGWATHADVARLPDGLALAVRQFLGRATLLHPGSRVEIGHRLAAELRPFVSPPPPDGTPPEAFLSAVLAERGRRESLIELERVRREQAEAVLLRRLPHGVPDPEL; encoded by the coding sequence GTGACAGGATCGACGCCGCGCCCGACGCAGCTGCAGGACGGGGTGGTCATCGGCGAGGGCGTCGTGCTCGACACCCGCCCCGCGACGGTCGCGTCGAGGTTGCTCGCCGCGTTCGTCGACCTCCTCGCGCTCCTCGCGCTCGCCGTCGTGACGTTCGTCGTGCTCGGTGGCCTGGACGTCACCTTCGACGCCCGGACGGCCCGCATCCTGTTCGTCGTCCTCCTCGTGACCGTGACCGTCGTGCTCCCGACGACCGTCGAGACGCTGAGCCGCGGACGCTCCCTGGGCAAGCTGGTGGCGGGCGTCCGGATCGTGCGTGACGACGGCGGGCCCATCACGTTCCGGCAGGCGTTCGTGCGGGCCCTGGCGGGCGTCGGCGAGCTGTGGCTGACGTTCGGCTCCGTGGCCGTGATCTGCTCGATCGTCCACCCGCGCGGCAAGCGCGTCGGTGACGTGCTCGCGGGGACGTACGGCTCGCGGGTCCGCGCGGCGGCACCGGTGCGCACGGCGGCGGTCATGCCGCCGCAGCTCGCCGGCTGGGCCACGCACGCCGACGTCGCGCGGCTCCCGGACGGGCTCGCGCTCGCCGTCCGGCAGTTCCTCGGGCGGGCGACGCTCCTGCACCCCGGCTCGCGCGTCGAGATCGGCCACCGGCTCGCGGCCGAGCTGCGTCCGTTCGTGAGCCCTCCCCCGCCGGACGGCACCCCGCCGGAGGCGTTCCTGTCCGCCGTGCTGGCGGAGCGCGGCCGCCGCGAGTCGCTCATCGAGCTCGAGCGCGTGCGTCGCGAGCAGGCGGAGGCCGTGCTGCTGCGTCGCCTGCCGCACGGCGTGCCGGACCCGGAGCTGTGA
- a CDS encoding Trm112 family protein has protein sequence MTATDRPATDLEPWARALLRCPVTGAELVDSVDGDGAPVLVSTDPDRPLAYPVLDGIPVLLVDEARPAS, from the coding sequence ATGACGGCCACGGACCGCCCCGCGACGGACCTCGAGCCCTGGGCGCGCGCGCTGCTGCGCTGCCCCGTGACGGGCGCGGAGCTCGTCGACTCGGTCGACGGCGACGGTGCGCCCGTCCTGGTCTCGACCGACCCCGACCGCCCGCTGGCGTACCCCGTGCTCGACGGGATCCCGGTGCTGCTCGTGGACGAGGCGCGCCCGGCGTCCTGA
- a CDS encoding DUF3499 domain-containing protein, translating to MRSVRQCSRTACPHAAVATLTYVYADSTAVLGPLAQLAEPHSYDLCVEHADRLTAPRGWEVVRLLPDLQAAAPSHDDLVALAEAVREAGRRRAPEPAPALAPVAAPLPDTSRRRGHLRVVPGAVPGEQA from the coding sequence GTGAGATCCGTCCGGCAGTGCTCGCGCACGGCGTGCCCGCACGCTGCCGTCGCGACGCTCACCTACGTCTACGCCGACTCGACGGCGGTCCTCGGTCCGCTCGCCCAGCTGGCGGAGCCCCACTCGTACGACCTGTGCGTCGAGCACGCCGACCGCCTGACCGCACCGCGGGGGTGGGAGGTCGTCCGGCTGCTGCCGGACCTGCAGGCAGCCGCACCGAGCCACGACGACCTCGTGGCACTCGCCGAGGCGGTCCGGGAGGCCGGCCGGCGGCGCGCTCCCGAGCCTGCTCCCGCGCTCGCTCCGGTCGCCGCGCCGCTGCCCGACACGTCCCGCCGCCGTGGCCACCTGCGCGTCGTCCCCGGTGCCGTGCCCGGTGAGCAGGCGTGA
- a CDS encoding metallopeptidase family protein, translated as MSPFGPLRPSASGEGARPSGLRRRAAAVGTPAAPVRRRDRRGRGLRGTVLPMSTPGYRTRAERFDDLVLDAVEDLERRWAHQLDGAEFAVEDVPPSNPAPWEHGGVPLGRYFPADAGLPHRIVVYRRPVEARAADPADLADLVRDVVVEQVAHLLGRAPEEVDPGYDDGH; from the coding sequence GTGAGCCCGTTCGGTCCCCTGCGTCCGTCCGCGTCCGGCGAGGGTGCGCGCCCGTCCGGCCTGCGGCGCCGTGCCGCCGCCGTCGGGACGCCCGCGGCACCCGTCCGCCGCCGTGACCGTCGCGGCCGCGGGCTGCGCGGGACGGTCCTGCCGATGAGCACGCCGGGCTACCGCACGCGCGCCGAGCGGTTCGACGACCTCGTGCTGGACGCCGTCGAGGACCTCGAGCGGCGCTGGGCGCACCAGCTCGACGGCGCCGAGTTCGCGGTCGAGGACGTCCCGCCGTCCAACCCCGCGCCGTGGGAGCACGGCGGCGTTCCCCTCGGTCGGTACTTCCCCGCGGACGCCGGGCTGCCGCACCGCATCGTCGTGTACCGCCGCCCCGTCGAGGCGCGCGCCGCCGACCCGGCGGACCTCGCCGACCTCGTGCGCGACGTCGTCGTCGAGCAGGTCGCGCACCTGCTGGGGCGCGCCCCCGAGGAGGTCGACCCCGGGTACGACGACGGGCACTGA